From Cucumis melo cultivar AY chromosome 3, USDA_Cmelo_AY_1.0, whole genome shotgun sequence:
taataataaaagagcTTACTTGATCAAGAAACAACTAGGcttgaattaattaatcatcatcatcatcatcatatatatatatatattggtattaCAAATTATTAACGGGTCACCTCCGGTAGAGATATTGTCTTCTGACGATGCTCCGCTCACTCCCTGTGAATTTGGCTGTAAATGGACCCAAATATTTAACtaagaaacaaagaaataaCCAATATTTAACTAAGAAACAAAGAAATATATAGATGTCGATtcttaaaattaaaacatattCTTATAGAATAAAATCTGCAATGTTTTTTTCTTATACCAAACTGAAGAGTTTAAGCATTTAAAAATAGTGCAGTAGGTTTGTGTGTAGGGTGAATAATTAATTAAGCTAAATAGGAATTAAATGAAAGGATCATATAGGTAAATTAAGGCCGTCACGATCAAAtgacattatttatttattttgaagtaGACGTAGGATGAGGGATTATACCGAGGAATGGATTGGGAGAAATGGTATGGAAATATGCTCGGAAGAAGTCGGAGTTCTCTTTCTGGAGCTCCTTCCACACTGGCAGCTCAAATGAAAAAACCCCATAAAACCTTAATTTAGACAAttgaataataaattaaatctgaTTCACAAAGTTAAAAAAGGATTATTTGTAATGTATGGACCTGTAAGTGTAATGAGAGGACGGATATTTGCATGGTGAGCCAATGCCTTTACGCACTCATCTCGACTCATATGAAGCAGCAAGCATCTCTCTATCAGATGCTGGACCTGCAAAATTAATTGAAatgataaaaaaggaaaagccAAGATTTTAACTATTACAATTAGTGAAAGAAAGACAAAAGCAGTACCATCCGGATATAGGCATGGGGTTGGCAATGAAAACAAGGAAGAAAGTGGTGTCTGTTAGGGCGGTACATACTATGATTTATCTATTTTATGTATACCTATATTTAGAAATTAGCTAGAATATTTGGACAAAAACCCAAATAGAATAATGTTAAGTACATTCGGCGAAAACCAAAGGACGAAATATTGCTGAAAAAACAGAGAAGATAACAAATCAAAAGCCCTCATAAGCGCCAAAGATCAGAAGAAGATATTTGTGAGCTttttatagcaaaaaaaaaaaaaaaaaaaaaaatgggaacaagaatgaaagaaaaggaaggaagaaatATTATCCACAGATATCCAAGTGAAGGGCCAAAACAGCACAAGCAATCCAAAACCCATCTCTAAACAGATAAGAAAGTTGCAGAACGGAATGGATGGTTAttgcaaatatatatgtatatgtatatatgtatttttACTAACGGTGTGACTGATTTTGACAAATCTCTCCACCCCTTGCTTGGCCCCAACAATGAACAACCTCTTTAAATTCATGTCACTGCCAATAACTCATTATTCATCTACTGTATTCCAAGTGGCATTCAAATTACAACAGTACTATAGATTATTGATATAGgtgaaattgaaattgaagtGATGTTGCAGATCCCATTATTTATTATACTTTATGTCAAAGTAAATTGCCCACAATAATATTGAGAGAGAAGGTACGTAGCTGCTCCACTAGTAACATACAGAAACATAATCATATGCATGCCGTGATTCAATTGTGAGGCTTACGATAAATAAGTTTTTAGTGTATAGTCATAAGCCACGTTGTCTCCTCATTTAACATACATATGAAATGGAATGGAATGGAGCTGATaattttttcttccttttttaataatatggaaTTAAAAAGCAAGGTACAGGCTATATGCTATAGGTGGATAACTTGAAGGGTCAACAAGTAACAATCAACATATTGAGTACTGCAAGTATAACTTACTTTCTTTATTGGACAGTAGTTAACGTGAAATAACAGAGCAATTAACTGGAAAACCTCATGATCCGAAGAATTAGAGATGTTTGATCTTCAATTATATTACTGAATGCATGTCAATGGTGGTGTGGTTTTTATATGATGCGACCCACACCACATTCTTGACTGTGACTAACATTTTCTCGTTTCTTTCAAAGCCCAACCTTTTCTCACACTCATAGTCATAGAAAAGTTAAACTACTCAGCAGCAGGTGCTATGCAGACGATTTCAAAGGAGTACCTTCTCCTTTGTTGTTCCCAGGACATTCTCATCAAATTTGAATCTCAAGACTATACACTCTCCCTTCCTCTAAATCCATGTCTTAATGCCTCACCATTTTGGTAATCTTGAAGTGGGTCAACTGGATTTGGGATTATGAACATTTTGATGAATGTTGAGCAGAAAGGGCAATATGAACAATAACCTAGATCCTGGAAGAGAATTTTTTTCGCTATAACATATGTTTTAGTCCATAATGTTATGGTTGAAAACTTTCAAATAGGTGTACCATGTTTTAGTAATTTTCAGTTATACCTTTCACCTGCGAATTTAGCATAGGACCCGGGGCGAGCCTCCCTCAACTTTATcgttttatattatatataaagaaaactacttaattattaatatttattattagcTTAGTGGTTAGTCTGATTGTTAGCCCCCTTCCTGTAcagtttatttttcatattttccttttagctcccgtcaatatattttctacGTCCGCTACTGCTTGCTGTTGCCATATATTCTAAGTTGAACTAAAGATCgcataaaaacataaaatggcAACTCCCTCGTATGTCACTATTCAGTACTACTTCGATTCCGGAAGATCATTTAAATTCTATGCCGTTACAATTTTATTCTGATAAATGAAAACCCTGTTCTACCGactaaaaacaattacaaaacaaATCCTTTTGTTTCAGTAGTGAACAACGGAACACTATCAATGATAGGCTACTGCAGATGACAGAAGTTATCACCCAAAACATGCAATATACAGAATGTCAAACACAGGGATAATAGTCTTTGCCAGCAAGATCTTCACTCAACTAATGTCTATATGAATTAAAGACCAACAAGTCCTAGTTCAAATCCCCCACCATCCATTtctatttaaaagaaaaaagataaagaacAATAGTCTCTCCTGAAGACATCCTTCAAAGGGTAGTCTAGAGATAATTTCCAGGTCAAACATCATATCGAACAACAAAACCTGAAAAAGCGGCTGTAAGACTTAGTCGGTCTAACTCGTTTCATATTTCTAAGCAGGCAGCAGCCCGTGAAATATATTGCAGATCAAAGAAAAGGTTCAAAATAATTCCTGTGTCAAAAGAATAGGGGAGACAATATGCAGGTCAAGCTAAGGCACTTTTAAGCTTTGAGCATGTAGGAAGATAACAAAGCATTCTTTATGGTTTTGTCAAATGACTTTCACATCCATTAATCAACAATGAGAAACAGAAAACCATAAGCACTTAGAACTGAACAAATGACGCTATATAAACATCTGATGATAGTTGTATTAATTTGTTATCGATAGTGCAGGTATAGACAGAGCATTTCACAAAGGCAATTAGTTACGAGAACGGAAATCCTTCCAGCATACTAACTACATCCTTTCTTTCTAACGAACTTTCAACATTATGATAGTACGCAGTTCTGATATGTAACTCCTAAAAACTAGTAAACACTTGAAAGATGTTCGTATAAATCTGCTCAACTCGAGTCATGCGCTGAATCTTCTCTTTAAGTAAACGCCAATACCGACTCCTTCACATCACAGCACATGAACAAGCAGAAAAGGTCAACATGAGTCATGAGCATTCGTCTACAGCAGTAGCGAACCAGATCCAGTGCATCAAGTGCATCCCTAATACGGGGAAAATAAAAGCATTAGGATCTTTTCTACAACGCAAGGTAAAAAAGGTATACTTTTAACTGTTGGAAAAAACCAAGACGGAATTCAAAATGTAAATGAAGTAAAGCGTTGCACTCCCTTACCCTTCTAAATAATCGGCCTGTAGAAGATCAAGTTAACGATCCCACTTGTTTCCAATCACctgaaaaaaatataaaccGAAGGGTTCAAGAGTTGAGAGTAAATGAAAACTTTGGGGGTGTTGGGTAGGCAAGAACCCAAAAACAGTGGCACATAGAATGGATAGAGAAAACGGGAAAATTGAATTCTGAGAAGAAAATTTAACTCAATACTGAATATAGTTGTCCATGGCTTACCTTTCCGCAAGTGAAGCAACGCACTGGAATGATCATCTTCGCTTTCTGCTTTCTGCACAACCCTACGTGTCTAGATCCTAATTTCATCTTCACTTTAtatctatactatatatatatatgattttatATCTAATCTATTATGGTGGAGCTAAATTTTGTAAgttttcattgttttttctttaatcagTTTCAACCTACCTCGTATATAAGTATAAAAATGAGGATGAGATACCATGGTAGGAGATTGAGCAATAGAAATATAAATTAGATAGTTATTATGGAATTGGAGGTTAAGGAAGCAGCTGCAGTTGCTGGTATATTTCGATTTGGATTTGTTGGATTGGTCAATGGCTCATAGCTAACAAGGAATGAAGAAAacgtgttttttctttttttcaattaaaaaagaaaaattggacAGAGAGGTTGCCCGCTCACTGCGTTGCCTTCGCCATCCCCTCTCGTCCTCTTCTCTTTCCACATGTTGGTCAACAAATTTGACCTTTCCTGTTCATATGCTGCAAAAACACACAAAACCCTTTGCAACCTTCCAACACGCATCTTTCAAATTTAAACCACTGCTTATTTGTCAACTTTTCCTTTTCGTTTGACTTATGTTCAAACTACAAAGAAATATCCATCTTCATACATATCATTCGAGTAGATAGCATTTCAAGATTTATTCTAAAATGATATAAACGTTATAAGTTCACAGAGCATGTTAGCTATAGAGTACCAAACTAATCAATTATTGCATGCAGCCTGACTTAAAATTAAGAAGTGTATGAAAAAACATTGTTAATATTTTAGATACAAACATAGATGTCAAAACTTGGAGAGGGTTTAACCCCAAATGTACATTGTTGATAAATTTTGTAGTTTAGATAGATACATCCATgcaaaatagcaaatttaaaatTGCACGTTGTGATTTTGTGGTGTAGGGTCGTATATATTTTGCTACTTAAATCATGAAgtccaaatattttttttagtattgaATTATCACTTACTAGGGAGAGAGACTACTTTACATTTCCTTACTTACTTAGAAGTTGGGTGACTCAATCCTTCTATCGGTAGAATTTCCTCTTATATCTTCAAATATATCATACCTTATTTTTTAGGGTGCAACAtctcacaaaaaaaaaaggtaatcgATTTGTTATAGTTTGCCATGTTGGGTGAAAGAATTATTTCGACAATAGTGTCTATAGAAAAGAAGGCAAAATTAGACAAATTTATAAAAGGATAAAAGAAAAGTATTTAAAACTGAGGGGGAGAGGAAGAAATGTTAGGAATGAGTTCAATAATTAGAATAAAATAGAAGCAATTATTAAAATTATGGATAGAACATGGTActgataaatatatttttgttatttaaaaaaatcataaaatttaATGTTTAGTATAAAAATAAGGGGTAAAGATTGTTATTAATTAGTatttgaaagaataaaataaaagatgagAATGAGGTATATGAATGAAAATGGAGggttaaatttgaatttatatattaaattaaaaaaagaaaagggaattacatgaaaataaagtaaagatgggatgagatgaaaagaaagagaaaagaataataataaatgggaaTGGGAATGGGGACTAAAATGGTGACCCGCAAATCGGGGAATGGAGATCCGTGAGCAGAGCAGGTTGTCGCTTCGCTACAAATGCAAAGGCAAAGGCAATGGCAATGGCAAAGGAAAAATGCAATTGCGCgccaaaaattaaaaaaaaaaaaagaaaaagaaaaagaaaaagaaaaggaagacgTGGGCCCGAGGCAGCGAGCGGAGGGAAGGATGCATATAATTGAATAACATAACGCAACACAAGGCCTTGTTTCCCGCCCACACCCACACCCACACCCACACCCACACCCACACCATCCTCTCCTAACTCTCCCTATGTCATACACAACCTCCTCCTAATCCTACATCCTACATCCTACATCCTACATCCTACATCCCACGACCTACATCCTTTTCCATCTCTATCTTCATCTTACCTTTCCTAACCCTCCTCATTTCAATTACTTTCATTCTCCACCATGcttcctttctcttttcttttccatcttaattactttcttaattataattatttcttcttttccatctCTATCTTAATCTCACCTTTCATCTTTTTGATTTggacattcttttttttttcttattcaaaAATATCAATGCAACTAAGTTAACCAGCTAAAATGATCTCTAATCAActaataaacaataataattataataaatgaaataatGTATTGACCTTTAGTATTTGGATGGATTGATATTTGTAAAGCTTTCGTTTGAAATTTATATTACATGAGTTCGAGacttcaaatttattattatatattagtGTAAGGAAAAATGTTTTGTCAAAATTGGATGGAATTATTACAAAATGGTCCCAAGGGAGAGAGTTAccgaaaaaagaaaagaaaagaaaaaaagttgacaCGAATATCTCATTCACCCTTGTAAGTTGTATATAATAATCCAAATCtgaaactatatatatatatatatatatgaaaataatgATATTACCAAATATTGTAAAATAAAGATGCAGGGGCAGTTACGTAAAGTGGCGTACAAATTCAaactaaaaagataaaaacaaaGTAACAGtaatattgttttaaaaaacagCACCATATTCCATCCCCAACAATAATGAATATTTCTTTAAAATCAATCAATAAATAGGTAATCCAATTGGAAGAGTGTGTAGTTTAAGGAATTGattttatttacaaaattaaaattcgAATTAAAAACTGTGTTGTGTCGCCAACGAAGCACCCAAAATTGTAATGGAAATGCaatgaaatttgaaagaaagaaagaaaggaaaagggtTGGGGGAAGAAGAAGTGGATGGGGTCCAGAGTTTAAAATGTGATATTAACTTTGATCCCTTCTCTTCCCCCTTCCTTCCATCCATCATAACTTGTGTTtcctaaaaaataaattaaacaataaggaattatataaattaaaaagaaaaagaaaaaaaaaaaggaacggAAATCCGTTTGCGTAACCACTACCACCGATTCATTCATTTCATTCTAATAAATTTTCCACTCCCACCGCACCACCTCCCTACAATTCCTCTTCCTCTCTCTCCTATAATTCTCCATCTTCATCTCCATCTCCATCTTCCTCCTCATCCTTTTCGTCGGTTATCTTACCTCTCCAGAACCCTCCATCCATCTTTTCcctttcctctctctctctctctctctctctctctctctctctatacacacacatacacacacacacacacacacatatttCTAGATCCTATTCCTCCTCCTTCATCATTTGATTCTACATATACACTCTTCAAGGTATTTCTATcttttatttctatatatacatatgttttcttcttttccctaTTACTATGTGTGTATGTATTGCTTATGAATTATGTGGATTGTTGAATGGCAGGATCTGGAGATGATATTTCTTCTCATCTCACACTGCCCAAATGACTTCTTCGTAAGGTAATCCTTTTCTTCACCTACTTTCATGTTTGCATCGTTGCTAAAGTCGTGCCTCATAAGGAAAACTTCCTATCATGATCTCAACTAAACATTGTTCGTTGTCAAAATTGTTTGATTGCCTGCTCCTTTATTATGCGATTCGGGTCAAACCTGCTCATCAATCTCCCAAACTTTCCACATTTAGATATCCCCACTTCTGATACACTTAAGCCTTTTCCCATTCCTTTTGCCGCGTCTCCATCCCTGCTGATGTTTTTTCTGACTATCTCTATATGGTTTTATGATTGATTCAACTCCTGCTATTTCTTCTGATCTGATCTTCCTCTTATGTTATTTCTGAATTCGTGCTTCCCTTGAATTTTATGTTTACATTTATGTTTGACTTTCTAACAAAAACGTGATGATGGGTAGTTTCTCGTTTTTCACCTATTTGGATGGTTTGTTATTCATAGTAAATGCTACGGATAACTGGATTTTATAGGAATATTGACTGCCCATTATGGGGTTTCAAATACTGAATTCAGTCCTGGAATATCATACCCGTGTTTCGTAATAGGATTTGTGGAAGATGAGCCCCCATTTTGTTTTATTAACAATGGAGCTTTTGTGGCAATGCGAAGTCTGTTCAATAAATTAATCCATCAAAGATTTTTGGTATTGGGAACCGACTCACAGAGTACTTCAAGCCTTGTTTCTTGTTTGTCTAGTGTAATGCCGAAGTAACCATAGCACAAGGTTAATTGACGTATGCATTTTTTCATTTGAGGTTGGAGCTTCATATCTCCATACTCCACTTGTACTTAAAAATTCATACTATTGTCCTTCCTCGCTGTTTTTTTCCATCAGTGATAGAATTATTAAGACTGCTGTCTCCTTTTGCAGGCAGTGAACCTTCCGTGCTGTCAGTATTTTACTTTTCTCTTTATCTGAGGTTCATTGATTCAAAAAATGTTGGGTGGCAACAATGGAAATGGTTTGCTTCCCGTTTTCCTTGATGAAAAACGAACCCAGTATCAAACTAATGCTTCTGGTCAGCTGCAGTTATTTGGGAATTGTGagttttttctctctaaaatatCTGATTAACTTACTGCATTCCGAAAACTTTTATTTATTAGTATGTCTAGCCAGAGTAAATGATTTGAATAACAATGCAAGTTTGATTGGATTTGGAAGATTAATCAGATCTTGTTAAATGTTCTTCTGTTGTCCCGTCTCATAGAATTCACAATTTATGTTGTAGTGCCCGTTAGTTGTGGAATTGAGCCTGTAAATTATTTTGGAAATGAGCAAATGGTTCATATGCTTCGCCCTAACAAAAGAAGTAGGGAAATAGAAGATTTCTCAAGACAGCAGAAGCTTCAGATTTCCCTAAATTATGCTTGTCAAGATGATGCTGATCGTTCAACAACCATTAGAAACCCAAATCCTGTGTCAACGGGCTTAAGGTTATcatatgatgatgatgaacacAATTCCTCTGTTACCACTGCCAGTGGAAGTATAACAGCTGCACCTTCAATCATTTTTTCACTTGGTGATAATATCAGGACTGAGATCGACAGACAAAAGGAAGAATTTGATCAATATATTAAACTTCAGGTACTTTAATCACCTCAGAGCTTCTAGGACATTCTGCTCTTCTGGATTTTAACAAGAGTGCATGCTGCATAGGGATAAAACTAAAACAATTTGTGATATTATTTCCTTGAAGATGTTTGTGATTGTGGCCTAATTAGTTCATTAAGAGCTTCTTATTACTCTTTATAGCAATTACAATCACTTCACGCGATGCCGTAAATGGGGTGCTCATGTTAAAGTATCCTTCAATGCGGTTGATTCAATTGGGTCTAATGTGTTGGATTTTCCATCTGCCTGGCAAACAGGAAGAACATTTGGCAAAGGGTATTAGGGATATGAAGCAAAGACATACGGCTTCCTTTCTTAGTGCGATTGAAAAAGGCATCGGAAATAAACTGCATGAAAAGGATGTTGAAATTGAGAGCATGAACCGTAAAAACAGAGAGCTAGTGGAGAGAATAAAGCATGTGGCCACGGAAGCTCAAAATTGGCATTGCAGAGCAAAGTACAATGAGTCAGTCGTAAATGTCCTGAAAAACAATCTTCAGCATGCCATCTCGCAGGGTGCGGACCAAGCGAAGGAAGGGTTTGGAGATAGTGAAGTGGATGATGCTGCCTCAAACATTGATCCAAATAATTACCTAAGTGTTCCAGGTGGGACAATAAAACCTTCAACCAGCAAGGAATACATGATTTGCAGAGCATGCAAGGCAAAAGAGGTTTCCATCCTACTTATGCCTTGTAGACATTTATGTTTGTGTAAAGATTGCGATGGACTTGTAAATGTCTGTCCTGTCTGTCACTTGATCAAAACGGCTGGTATCCAAGTCTACCTGTCCTAAATTAAAAATCTTACCAAAGCGCAAAACAAATCTCGTTTTCCTTCTGTCTGTATGATATATACctgcattttttttaatcactAAGGTGAACGTTGAAGTTGCTCATTTGAAAGTTGGGTTTATCGTACTCGTCTTAGCATGAAGAACAATTACATTCTCTTTTCACGGTCCTGTTTCTGATCTTCAATATTGTTGTCGTTAAGAATTTTTGAACATGTATTTCGAGCAGAAGTTCCAATCAATCTGACCCACCGtctttttcttaaattattattattatttattattattattctaggAGAAGTTATTCCATCCATCTTCCCGGAGTGATTAATAAGTCGAATGGAGTTCTGGTAAAAAGTAATTACAAAGGTATACTATAAATCTACCATAACGATCCTTGTGTGAGAACTGATTATAGCAATAAGCGCTTATAGTGATGGCAATAAAACACTCCTCTACAGAACTTTGTTGCATGCACTATTCCTTTTTCACCTTTGAAATAAAAGGCCAAACAGTTCAATTTGTACACCGCAAATCGGCGTATGCGATATGTCAAAATAGCTTTTGATACAACGTTGAGACACCTACTAACCGTCTCTATAAAGAGGCC
This genomic window contains:
- the LOC103487701 gene encoding uncharacterized protein LOC103487701 isoform X2 → MYRPNRHHFLPCFHCQPHAYIRMVQHLIERCLLLHMSRDECVKALAHHANIRPLITLTVWKELQKENSDFFRAYFHTISPNPFLGSERSIVRRQYLYRR
- the LOC103487701 gene encoding uncharacterized protein LOC103487701 isoform X1, yielding MYRPNRHHFLPCFHCQPHAYIRMVQHLIERCLLLHMSRDECVKALAHHANIRPLITLTVWKELQKENSDFFRAYFHTISPNPFLAKFTGSERSIVRRQYLYRR
- the LOC103487699 gene encoding BOI-related E3 ubiquitin-protein ligase 1; the encoded protein is MLGGNNGNGLLPVFLDEKRTQYQTNASGQLQLFGNLPVSCGIEPVNYFGNEQMVHMLRPNKRSREIEDFSRQQKLQISLNYACQDDADRSTTIRNPNPVSTGLRLSYDDDEHNSSVTTASGSITAAPSIIFSLGDNIRTEIDRQKEEFDQYIKLQEEHLAKGIRDMKQRHTASFLSAIEKGIGNKLHEKDVEIESMNRKNRELVERIKHVATEAQNWHCRAKYNESVVNVLKNNLQHAISQGADQAKEGFGDSEVDDAASNIDPNNYLSVPGGTIKPSTSKEYMICRACKAKEVSILLMPCRHLCLCKDCDGLVNVCPVCHLIKTAGIQVYLS